The sequence GATCCGATTCCTAAGTGAAAATCCGGTCGCGGAATATGCAGTTCATCAAAAAAAATGTCGGACATATTAGTATCGTAATGTTGCCCGGTATGAATTAGTATTTCTTGATGGTCATTTCTTAAAACACGAGAGACAGAGGCTGCCTTAATGAACTGAGGCCTCGCTCCTACGACAGTTGCGATTTTCATAGTTTAGTATGTTCCTTTCTTATCTGTAGGTTGGCCAGCTGGGAGATTGAGACTAACATGGCCCAAAGAAGCCAAAGTAAGGGTTCTTCATATAATCTGCCTTCTCCTTGAGCGCTGATGAATATTGCTATGATCCCAGCAACTATACTGGCACTCAAAAAGCGCAAGCGCTCATCTTGCAGTTTACGGGCAATCCCCCACCCTCTCTGGAGAGTCTTCCCAAACAGGAAATACAGAACCGTAAAACCAACAATTCCCGTTTCTGCCAGAACAGTAATTACGGCAGTATGGGAAAGAGATACGTAAAAGGTCGAGTAAGGATTAAAGTAAGGATAGATCGTAGTAAAGGCTACCCCAAAGGCCCCTACTCCCACTCCAATCACAGGATGATCCCGGATCATAGCTATGCCTGAACGCCATAAATACTCCCGAATCCCGCCTGAAGCATTTAACAATCCCGCCCGTAGACTCTCAATACGTGCCATGATGGACGGATTTAAAAGGGCCGCAGCGATAATCGCCAAAATCATAACCCCCATGGCGGAAAGTGTTAATTTACGCCGCGGGATGAACAGTACAAAGATAAGAGAAGAAACTCCCAGGGCTAAAATTCCGCCTCGCGAGCCGGTGATTCCCAAACCCGCCCCTTGAAACAAAATAGCAATAAGGGGGATAACCCGAGATGACCAGGTTGTGCGACGTTCAAACTCAGCCACAGAGAACCAGAAGGTGACAACTAAGAAACGAGCAAAGATATTAGGATCAGCAAACGTAGTATTAGGACGGTTACTCACCACAACAGCTGACGTGGGGAAGAAAAACCACTTAGTAAGGTACTGCAGGATTGCAACTCCTCCCAGAACCGCCCCAACTGCAATCAATGTATAGCCTAAGCGCTGCAAATCCTTTTCATCTTGGACATAAACTATGGCCAGGTAAAGGGTAATAATCAAGGAAAGTAAACGCACGGTTTCCGCAAAGGAGTGTGCCGGGGCAATGGAAAAGGCCGTTGATAACAAGTAGACACCCAGCAGAACTATAGGGAGCCATAAGAGAGAATCTGTTTTTATTCGTTTCCAAACCTTAAACTTATCTGCTATGTAGGCTTGATTATTTTTGTGACTCAGCCACAAGTCATAGAGCCAACGCAATCCGATGGCTAGTTGCGAAAGGCGGAAAAAGTCTAAGATAGAGACATTGAAAGTAGCGACTCGCTCAGGTAGGCTGTAAGCCGGAATAAACATTTTTGATACTTCTATAGGAAAGGTAATAATCAGAACTGCCGGTAACCATCTGGGACGTTTTACGGCAACCCAGACTATTCCCCAGAGATAACCTAAGGTTATTAAAGTCGATGGATAATAGATCCAGCGAAGAACCATGTATATCCATAAAAGAGTCACAAAGACTTCGAGAATTATGAGCAGACGATTTTCGCTTAACTTACTTTTTTCCATCTTGCACCGCCCTTCCTCTCGAGACCCATTTATTTCTGACCTGCTTAACAAACAACGTCATCTCTTTTATGTCCTCCCGCGTAAAAATCACAACCGCTTTAAGCTTTTCTCCGCTTTCACGGCGATAAAAGGTATAATTCAGGGTAAAAAGTGATAAGTATACCAGACTTGAGGCTATAGAAGCTCCTGTAATGCCCCAAAGTGGAATGAGTGTAAAGTCAAGGATGAGGGTTACTACCACCGTAATACCGGAAGTAATACTGGTGTAAATCGGCTTTCCTCGGGCCATTAGATCACCGGAAAGCACTGCAGAGCCGCCAAGGGCTACAACCCCAGGTAATAGCAGCAGCAAAGGATAAAAGGCTCCACTAAAACGGGCTCCAAAAAAGAGTACAATCAGTGGGTAGCCGATAACGGCCATGCCAAGTGCCGCAAGAAAAGTTAACAAGATTGTTAGGCGCGCAACTTTTGGGGTCATGGAAAAGGTAAGGTTGTCTTTCCCTGAAGCAAGTTTAGGGATCAAAGCCGTATTAACTGCATTCCCAACATACCCCACCATTTCGGCGAGAGTAACTGCAGTTGTGTAAAGACCAACTTGGGAGAAAGGCAAAAAGCCTGCGATAATAAAGAGATCCAGTCGATAATTTATGACCATCATGACATTAGCTAAATAGGACTTAGCTCCATAACCCAGGGTTTGGCGAATATAGGAAAGGCTAAAACTGGGAACACGCCACCGTGAAATCTTCGCCATATCAGGGAGCATATATAAAGTTGTCAGGATATTTCCGGCAACCCATATTCCAAATCCCATGGTCACTGTTAAACCGCCCCAGAGGGCTGCTATGGAGACTCCCGCCGAAAGCACTATGAATTGAACCAGTAAGGCTAAATTATACTTACCGATATAGTCCATTCCCCATAGCACACTTAGCCAATAGAGATTTAGCAAACCAAAGGGAATTGCTATCAGAATAAGCCCCAGTTGAAGAGGGGTTACCGCTTGCATGTAGCCGTTTTTCAAAAATTGATAAGCAATCCCTACAACCACTACCATAAAGCCACCTAATAAAGCAGCCATTCCCAGTGAACTCCCGACAGCTTTTTTACCATCTTCGGGATTCTTGGCAATGTAGTAAGTATTCGCATAGTTCAACCCTAAACTACAGAGTGGCACTAAGACCGTAGGTATCTGGACAAGAAAGGCATACAATCCTTTTCCCACCGGTCCAAGGACACGAGAGATGACAATTTGAGTTATCATGGAAAAAGCAACGCGCCCTATGGTTCCAAAGAGAGTCAGAAAACTATTGCGAACAAAGCTCATGGATTTTCACCATCAGCCTTACCCGCTAAGACATCTGGATCCACACTCTCCCGTGTCACAGTGATACTGTCAGGGAATATTGATGAATATTTAACCTCTAAAACATTCCCGAGTTTAACCATATCCTTCTGCTCTTTCGTCAGATAGAATGTCCAGGTATATTTGGCATTCGGCCTGGGAGCCAGAGTGATATAGTAGGGATATTTATCAAAGTCGAAATCTCTTTCCAGTTCCAACCCTTTGATCATGTTTGTCAGCCAAAGATCTGTAATATAGCCCTTAGCCACTTTTTCCGTGTTGGCAACGGGTTGGACAAGGCTGTCTCCCGGTGAGTGATAGGTTACATGAACGCTGTTTAGGGTTCTAAGAGTTGCTAATTTAGCAGCATCTACAACAAAGCGCTGAACTGTGTCATCGCTCAAAGCGTGTACAACACAATAGAATTGATCATTGTTTTTGGGAGAAATTCTTTCTAAAGAAATAATTTCTCCATCCATGATCTGCTCCTCAGGAGAGACGGAGGTTACGGCGGAAGTGTAGTTGTCTACCCCTACCCATTCCACCTTTTCCCCGGGGGTGGGTTTGGCTTGGGGTGTGACAAAGGATATTAGGTTTTTTGGGCCCTGAGGTGTTTCTACATTATAAACCGTGCCAACGAAGAAATAATGCTTTATATCGATAAGCTGACCTTGGCCAATCTCTAGCTCTCCGTTAATAAACCGGGTTGCTCCAGTCTGTGCTGACTGGATTTCTGTCTCTGCAAAGGGCCCTTTTACCTGTTTATAGCCGGAAAAGATCCCCAGGAGCACAAATAGAAAGACACCGATCAGAACTATATTTCCTCTGCGCAATATTCCCATCTTCCTAACACTACTAGCCACGGTATACTCCTTCAATCAGGCGGATAATTTCTTCTTGTTCAGCTCTGGATAGTTCGGGATAACAGGGAATCGCCAAAGCTTGTTGACAGGCTTTTTCCGTGATCGGAAAAGAACCCTCTTTATATCCCAGATCATGAAAGGCCTTCTGTAAGTGAAGGGGCACCGGATAATAGATAGCGCAGGCGATATCCGCTTGTTTAAAGGCCTCCATAAGTTCCTCACGACGGTCTGAGCGTAAGACATAAAGATGATAGATGGGGATACCCGCCGGATCCTTCCCCGGCAAAGTGAGGGGCAAATGGGCTAATTCTTTATCGTAGACCGCGGCCTTTGCTCGACGTCCTTCATTCCATTGATTTAAATAGCCTAACTTCACTCGTAAAATCGCTGCTTGAAGCTCATCAAGACGACTGTTATAGCCGACTTTATCATGGTAATATTTCACTTGACAGCCGTGAAAGCGCAGCATACGGAGTTCTGCCGCCAGATGCTTGTCGTTAGTGACAATCATTCCTGCATCTCCATAAGCTCCCAAATTTTTCGTCGGGAAAAAACTAAAGGTTGCCGCATGTCCTAGGGAACCGGCTTTTTTCCCCCGATACTCTGCTCCAATGGCCTGAGCGGAATCTTCAATAACCTTCAAGTCATGGCGGGCCGCGATTTCCATCACTCTTTCAACGTCCAGCATCTGACCGAAAATATGTACGGGGATAATAGCCTTAGTCCGCGAGGTTATTTTCTTCTCCAGGAGATCTAAGTCCATGTTTAGGGTTACCGGGTCAATATCCACAAATACCGGAGTCGCTCCCACCATAGCAATGGTTTCAGCTGAGGCAAAAAAGGTAAAGGGCGTGGTAATCACTTCGTCTCCAGGGCCAATGCCGAAGGCCTTAAGTGTCAGCACTAAAGCATCCGTGCCATTAGCGACTGCCACAGCTTCCTCCGTACCACAGAAAGCAGCGATCTCTTTCTCCAAGGCCTTCATCTGGGGTCCTAAAATATATACGGATGAATCAAGCACATTCATGATGGCTTGGTTGATTTCCTCTTTAATGGTTAAATATTGGGCTTTAAGATCCAATAGGGGAATTCGCATGGGGCATCTTCCTTTCACTTAGTTTTGTCTTAGGGGGCTTTTGGAATGAGCGTTAGTTTGGGGTCCTAGAAAGTAAGGGGCAAATTGCCCGTTCACACACGTTTCGTTTCACTGGCTCGTTAGATGCTGAAGGAATTGCGCCAACCTCTGGGCAGCGCTAGGAGTGAACCTCGGCGCAATTGCCCCTTCAGCATCAGCACTCGCCTTAGCGTGAACTTCACTAAAGTGTTCTCTTGGCAATTGGCCCCTTAATTTCTGGTCGACGGGGCTGGGAACGCGATGGATACCGGAAGACCGAATGTCTGAGGATATGTTCGCCCGCAACCATTGACAGTAACGAACTAATAAACTGGGTCACTAATGAGAGCCGCGTACTTTGCGCGGAAGTTAGGGCAACAGCTCTTCTTCTGGCACCTCTCGGAGATCCTTGGCAGGAAAACCTTTGATGACTCGTTTTTCAGTGGTATCTTTCGTAACCAAGGCCCCTGCGGCCACGAAGGTTTCCGGGGCTACTTTTACGCCGGGCAGGAGGATTGCTCCTCCGCCGATACGGGCCCCACGTTGGATGGTAGCACCCTTTATTTCTTTAAAGCGTTTTTCTGTTCGTCCCATATAATTGTCATTTGTTGTTGTGACCATGGGAGCTATAAACACTCGTTCTTCAATTTCCATATAGGCGGTAATATAAGAACCTGTCTGTATCTTTGTGAATTGGCCTATCTTAGTATCATTTTCAACCACTACACCGCTGCCAATCACTACGTTTTGCCCTATTGAACACCTCTCACGAACGACGGTACCGTCTCCGATAAAGGCTTTGTCCGCATAAGTGGTTCCTGCGTAGAGAACAACCGAGCACCCGATTGTAAATCCGTTGCTCATCTGTAAGGAGGGCAAATCCGACTGGGCTTTTACCGTACTTGTGGCTGAAGCCTTAGGCAAGCGTCCGATTGAAGAGTTACTGCCAATGAAACCATCCTGACCCAGGATCGTCTTCGGGTAAATGGTGGAATGATCACCTATGCGAGTTCCTTGACCTATCACCGCACCTTCCCCGACACTAACATAGTTGCCAAACTCAGCACCATCTTCAACCCTCGCTCCATCGCCAAGAACACACCCGACTCCTAAGATAACATTCTCTCCGAGAACGACATTTTCACCGATAACACAAAATGGCCCAACGGTTGTTGTTAAAGGAACGGTTGCACTGTGAGAGATTAGATTATGATTCATTTCTTCTCGCTCCATTTCCCTACTCTAATAACACCCCAAAACAATCTTAAGAATTACAGACCCGTAAGACGGGCGGCTTCGATCCACAGGAGTGAACCCATTGCATGGAGAGGCGGTAAAGCCTACAAAGCTTAGGTGGGAAGCGGAGCCACTGGGTCCCCTCTCGCCGTCCTGCATGAAGAATAATTCGTGCAAAGACAGTGTCTTTGGGCTACGGGGACACTCGGCCATCCATGGCCAGCGTTCACACCAGGTATTACCCGGAGGTTTGGTGAAGCTCCCGCCTAAGCGAGTAGGCAAGCCTCGGAGTGCTGGGTGTCGAAGACACTGCTGCAAGAAGGTTTAACCCGTGCGAAGACAGTGTCTTCGTCGCACGAATTGGCAAGTCTTGCAGGATGTGGACGAAGCCGCCTGACCCCGGCGACTCCTTCTACTCCACCAACGGAAACACAACCGGCTCTTTCGTTTCTTGGCATTTATAGATCGCCAGAATAATTTCCAGCGCCTTACGTCCCTCTTCTCCGGGAATTGCAGGTGTCCGATCCTCCCGGATAGCTTGAATCATATCCGAGATGATCTCCCGATGTCCGTATCCGTAGACATTCGGAGGATCCCCAGCTTGGCTGGCAAAGATCTGGGCCTTTTCTTCGGCACTCTCGGGGAACTCCCAGACTTCAATACGGTTTACGGCGATTCCGCCAACGATCACAGATCCTGTTTCGCCAAAAACATTAAAGGTTTCTTCAATATTCGTTGGATAGATGGTCGAAGCTGCTTCAATAATTCCAATGGCCCCATTCTTAAACTTAACAACAGCGGCTCCCATATCTTCCATTTCAATTTTGCGCATAAACGTCTCTGTATATCCAAAAACCGACTCCACTGGGCCAAATGTCCACTGTAAGAGGTCGATGTTATGTATCGATTGATTCATCAATACCCCTCCATCGTGGAGCTTAGTTCCGCGCCAGGGTGCCTGGGTATAGTAGTTATCATTGCGATTCCAACGTACGGTAGCTTGTCCGTGAGTTAACTTGCCAAAGCGGCCATCTTCAACAGCTTTACGAAGAAGTTTGATGGAGTCATTAAAACGGTTTTGATGGATAACTCCTAACTTCACACCGGCTTTACGGCAGGCCGCAATCATGGCATCCGCTGTCTTCAAGGTCATGGCCATTGGCTTTTCAACCAAGACGTGCTTGCCTGCTTCAGCTGCTGCAATTCCGATCTCTGCATGAATTCCACTGGAAGTTGCGATAGTAACAACATCAATGTCTGATCTTTTCAGCATTTCCAGATAATCCGTATAAGGCTCAGCTCCATATTTATCGGCAAAGGCCTGAGCTAACTCCGGCACTATATCACATACTGCAACTAATTCTGCTTCCGGAAGGGCAACGATAGATTCCGCATGTTTGGGAGCAATCCGTCCACAACCAATAATCGCAAACCGAGTTTTGTCATTTCCACTCATTTAAATACAACCACACTTTCCCTAATTATTTCAAAGTCCAAACCATATACAGGTTTAAGGGGAATCAGCTGATTCCCCTTAAACCTGGGTCTCTATACTGAAATCGCTATTACCGCCTATTTTACACCTTTAATTAGATTTTGGCGATTTTCTCACGATTTCTTAAAACATTTTTAGTGGCATTTCGAGTGTCTACTACGAGCTTAGCCTTCTCAACGACCCTCTCATAATCCACAGCAGTGTGATCTGTTAAGATTAATACTGTATCGGCATCAGCTAAGGCAGCATCTGTCAAAGGTACGCTTTCTAAGTGAATTGTGCTTCCTCCATGGGGCTCAATCACCGGAATATATGGATCATGATAAACGATATTGGCACCTTGCTTACGCAAGAGTTCGATAATTTTCAAGGCCGGGGATTCACGCATATCATCAATATCTTTTTTATAGGCAACCCCGAGGACAAAGATATTGGAATCCTTTAAGCTCTTATTAACACTGTTCAAGGCCCGCATGACCTTATTAATCACATAATAAGAGACTTCTACATTAATCTCCCCTGCCAGCTCAATGAAGCGGGTGTGAAAATCGTATTCCCGGGCTTTCCAGGTGAGATAAAAAGGGTCAATGGGTATACAATGCCCTCCCACTCCAGGACCGGGATAAAAGGTCTGAATCCCAAAGGGTTTGGTGCCGGCAGCTTCCACCACTTCCCAGATATCAATCCCCATGCGGTCGCAAAGCATCATTAACTCATTCACCATAGCAATATTTACTGCCCGATAAGTGTTTTCAAAGACTTTTGTCAATTCTGCAGCAGCCGGTGAAGAAACAGGAACAACGTTGCTGATTGTTTGGTTATAAAGAGCATAAGCAATCTCTAAGCAATAAGGCGTCATACCGCCAACCACTTTAGAGGTGTTTTTCGTAGTAAAGCGTTTATTACCGGGATCGACCCGTTCCGGAGAGAAGGCCAGAAAGAAGTCCTGTCCCACTTTTAATCCGGTTTTTTCCAGTAAAGGAAGAATAACTTGCTCTGTGGTTCCCGGATAGGTGGTGCTTTCTAAGGTTATGATTTGACCGGGGCGCAAGGATTTTCTGATTTCTTCCGTTGAGGCCTGAATATAGGAAATATCCGGATCTCGGGTGATTGTCAGCGGTGTGGGAACACAGATAATTACCACGTCGCATTCTGCTAATCTTGAAAAATCGGTGGTTGCCTGTAACAGCCCTTTATCAATCATTGCCTTAAGGTCTTCATCTTTGACATCTCCAATATAGTTGTCCGCAGCGTTTACACGATCCACCCGGGCCGGGTTGATGTCAAACCCCAGTACAGGAAAGCCTACCTTCCCTTTTTCAACGGCTAAGGGAAGCCCCACATAACCTAAGCCGATAACGCCGATTTTTGCTTGATGTTTTTCTATTTTTTCTTTAAGAGTTTTGGCAACCACATCTTCATTGGTAATTACATTTTTAACGGTTAACATTTCCGTTTTCCCCCTTACTGATTAACGACTACTTTTTCTGTTTTCTTACGAAAGGCCGGAATAACTGTCTGCAACAACTTGATAACTTCATCTCTGGTTAAAAAGCTACCCCGTTCTCGAATAATATGGGTTAACTCTTCCAGGAGCTTAACATCAATATTATTGGGCTTGGCAACGAAGATTCTACTATGTTTAGTAGAAGTGACTCCCTCTTCAGCCGTCAACAACTCTTCAAAGAGCTTTTCCCCCGGCCGAATTCCTGTGAATTGTATCTTAATATCAACATCCGGTTCAAACCCAGAAAGCCGAATTAAGTCTTTAGCCAAGTCTACAATCTTAACAGGTTTCCCCATATCCAAGATAAAGATCTCTCCGCCGCGAGCCATAGCTCCGGCTTGGATAACTAACTGAGCTGCCTCAGGGATTGTCATAAAGTAACGCACCATATCAGGATGTGTGACTGTAACAGGACCGCCTTGGGCAATTTGCCGTTTAAAGGTTGGAATTACGCTGCCACGACTCCCCAATACATTCCCAAACCTAACTGCAACAAACTTTGTCTGAGAACGAAGGTCTAAGCTTTGAATAATCATTTCTGACGTACGTTTTGTGGCCCCCATAACGCTTGTTGGATTAACCGCCTTATCCGTAGAAATTGAAACAAAGGTCTTCACTTTTACTTCATCAGCAGCTTCCGCTAAATTTTGGGTGCCGACAACGTTATTTTTAAGAGCTTCTTCCGGATTTCTTTCCATCAATGGAACATGTTTATGAGCCGCCGCGTGGAAGACAACCCCGGGCTTATAGCGTTCAAAGATTAAGAAGACTTTTTCCCGATCTTTAATATCCAAGATCTCTGTAATATAGTCAATTCCCGGGTGCTCAGAACGCAGTTCTTGTTCGATGTCAAAAATGGTGTTTTCCCCATGCCCCAGTAAGACCAGCCTCCCGGGATTAAACCTGGCGATTTGACGGCAGATTTCCGAACCGATTGAACCCCCTGCTCCGGTAATAATCACCGTCTCTCCTGCAACGTAGCCTGCTACTTCCTCTAAATCGACCGAAACCGGGTCTCGACCGAGTAAATCCTCAACTTGAACCTGGCGAATCGGTTTAACATTCATGTCACCGCTAATAATGTCATAGACGCCGGGCATAATCTTCAGAATAACCCCTAATTTTTCGCAGATTTGGACAATCTCGCGAACTGCTTCCCCTGATGCTGAAGGCATGGCAATAATAACTTCATCCACATTATGTCCTTTTACAACCCGGGCAATATCCAGACGGGTACCCAAAACAGGAATTCCTAACAGCTGGAGCTTTTGTTTAGAGTGGTTATCGTCGATAAACCCAATCGGACGTCCATCCCGATAGTTCCGATTTTTCAATTCCCGGGCCGCTAATACCCCTGCATCCCCCGCTCCAACAATGAGCACCTGCTTTTGGGAGCCCGGAACATGGCGGTCAA comes from Desulfosporosinus meridiei DSM 13257 and encodes:
- a CDS encoding N-acetyltransferase codes for the protein MNHNLISHSATVPLTTTVGPFCVIGENVVLGENVILGVGCVLGDGARVEDGAEFGNYVSVGEGAVIGQGTRIGDHSTIYPKTILGQDGFIGSNSSIGRLPKASATSTVKAQSDLPSLQMSNGFTIGCSVVLYAGTTYADKAFIGDGTVVRERCSIGQNVVIGSGVVVENDTKIGQFTKIQTGSYITAYMEIEERVFIAPMVTTTNDNYMGRTEKRFKEIKGATIQRGARIGGGAILLPGVKVAPETFVAAGALVTKDTTEKRVIKGFPAKDLREVPEEELLP
- a CDS encoding Gfo/Idh/MocA family protein, translating into MSGNDKTRFAIIGCGRIAPKHAESIVALPEAELVAVCDIVPELAQAFADKYGAEPYTDYLEMLKRSDIDVVTIATSSGIHAEIGIAAAEAGKHVLVEKPMAMTLKTADAMIAACRKAGVKLGVIHQNRFNDSIKLLRKAVEDGRFGKLTHGQATVRWNRNDNYYTQAPWRGTKLHDGGVLMNQSIHNIDLLQWTFGPVESVFGYTETFMRKIEMEDMGAAVVKFKNGAIGIIEAASTIYPTNIEETFNVFGETGSVIVGGIAVNRIEVWEFPESAEEKAQIFASQAGDPPNVYGYGHREIISDMIQAIREDRTPAIPGEEGRKALEIILAIYKCQETKEPVVFPLVE
- a CDS encoding flippase — protein: MSFVRNSFLTLFGTIGRVAFSMITQIVISRVLGPVGKGLYAFLVQIPTVLVPLCSLGLNYANTYYIAKNPEDGKKAVGSSLGMAALLGGFMVVVVGIAYQFLKNGYMQAVTPLQLGLILIAIPFGLLNLYWLSVLWGMDYIGKYNLALLVQFIVLSAGVSIAALWGGLTVTMGFGIWVAGNILTTLYMLPDMAKISRWRVPSFSLSYIRQTLGYGAKSYLANVMMVINYRLDLFIIAGFLPFSQVGLYTTAVTLAEMVGYVGNAVNTALIPKLASGKDNLTFSMTPKVARLTILLTFLAALGMAVIGYPLIVLFFGARFSGAFYPLLLLLPGVVALGGSAVLSGDLMARGKPIYTSITSGITVVVTLILDFTLIPLWGITGASIASSLVYLSLFTLNYTFYRRESGEKLKAVVIFTREDIKEMTLFVKQVRNKWVSRGRAVQDGKK
- a CDS encoding DegT/DnrJ/EryC1/StrS family aminotransferase produces the protein MRIPLLDLKAQYLTIKEEINQAIMNVLDSSVYILGPQMKALEKEIAAFCGTEEAVAVANGTDALVLTLKAFGIGPGDEVITTPFTFFASAETIAMVGATPVFVDIDPVTLNMDLDLLEKKITSRTKAIIPVHIFGQMLDVERVMEIAARHDLKVIEDSAQAIGAEYRGKKAGSLGHAATFSFFPTKNLGAYGDAGMIVTNDKHLAAELRMLRFHGCQVKYYHDKVGYNSRLDELQAAILRVKLGYLNQWNEGRRAKAAVYDKELAHLPLTLPGKDPAGIPIYHLYVLRSDRREELMEAFKQADIACAIYYPVPLHLQKAFHDLGYKEGSFPITEKACQQALAIPCYPELSRAEQEEIIRLIEGVYRG
- a CDS encoding polysaccharide biosynthesis protein is translated as MLFRKRTLILMLIDALLINLAAFGSFYLRFDEGIPLDYYQTYYHTAIGGTILYLAVFYVFGLYNRLWQYASTGELLSIVYAVSVGTGGTVAAVYFYGLSNADTLSYIRMPHTAAVLLWLAMVFLIGGSRFIWRILQENAFDRHVPGSQKQVLIVGAGDAGVLAARELKNRNYRDGRPIGFIDDNHSKQKLQLLGIPVLGTRLDIARVVKGHNVDEVIIAMPSASGEAVREIVQICEKLGVILKIMPGVYDIISGDMNVKPIRQVQVEDLLGRDPVSVDLEEVAGYVAGETVIITGAGGSIGSEICRQIARFNPGRLVLLGHGENTIFDIEQELRSEHPGIDYITEILDIKDREKVFLIFERYKPGVVFHAAAHKHVPLMERNPEEALKNNVVGTQNLAEAADEVKVKTFVSISTDKAVNPTSVMGATKRTSEMIIQSLDLRSQTKFVAVRFGNVLGSRGSVIPTFKRQIAQGGPVTVTHPDMVRYFMTIPEAAQLVIQAGAMARGGEIFILDMGKPVKIVDLAKDLIRLSGFEPDVDIKIQFTGIRPGEKLFEELLTAEEGVTSTKHSRIFVAKPNNIDVKLLEELTHIIRERGSFLTRDEVIKLLQTVIPAFRKKTEKVVVNQ
- a CDS encoding nucleotide sugar dehydrogenase encodes the protein MLTVKNVITNEDVVAKTLKEKIEKHQAKIGVIGLGYVGLPLAVEKGKVGFPVLGFDINPARVDRVNAADNYIGDVKDEDLKAMIDKGLLQATTDFSRLAECDVVIICVPTPLTITRDPDISYIQASTEEIRKSLRPGQIITLESTTYPGTTEQVILPLLEKTGLKVGQDFFLAFSPERVDPGNKRFTTKNTSKVVGGMTPYCLEIAYALYNQTISNVVPVSSPAAAELTKVFENTYRAVNIAMVNELMMLCDRMGIDIWEVVEAAGTKPFGIQTFYPGPGVGGHCIPIDPFYLTWKAREYDFHTRFIELAGEINVEVSYYVINKVMRALNSVNKSLKDSNIFVLGVAYKKDIDDMRESPALKIIELLRKQGANIVYHDPYIPVIEPHGGSTIHLESVPLTDAALADADTVLILTDHTAVDYERVVEKAKLVVDTRNATKNVLRNREKIAKI
- a CDS encoding O-antigen ligase family protein, with the protein product MEKSKLSENRLLIILEVFVTLLWIYMVLRWIYYPSTLITLGYLWGIVWVAVKRPRWLPAVLIITFPIEVSKMFIPAYSLPERVATFNVSILDFFRLSQLAIGLRWLYDLWLSHKNNQAYIADKFKVWKRIKTDSLLWLPIVLLGVYLLSTAFSIAPAHSFAETVRLLSLIITLYLAIVYVQDEKDLQRLGYTLIAVGAVLGGVAILQYLTKWFFFPTSAVVVSNRPNTTFADPNIFARFLVVTFWFSVAEFERRTTWSSRVIPLIAILFQGAGLGITGSRGGILALGVSSLIFVLFIPRRKLTLSAMGVMILAIIAAALLNPSIMARIESLRAGLLNASGGIREYLWRSGIAMIRDHPVIGVGVGAFGVAFTTIYPYFNPYSTFYVSLSHTAVITVLAETGIVGFTVLYFLFGKTLQRGWGIARKLQDERLRFLSASIVAGIIAIFISAQGEGRLYEEPLLWLLWAMLVSISQLANLQIRKEHTKL